ATCTTTAAGTATGTTGCGGCATCACTGCTGCCACCACCTAAACCTGCAAAAGCTGGGATATTTTTCTCTACTTTAATAGCATGGGTCTGCATCAGCTTTTCGAGCGAAGCTGATTTTGTATACTCTTTAAGTGCTACGTATGCTTTATAGATCGTATTTTGTGACACTTCACAATCAAAGTCACCTATAATCTTAAACTCATTCATTTTTGCATCGAGTTCTGACTTTGAAACAAAAGAGAGCTCATCATAAAGATTATCCACACGCATAAAGCGAGAGATGATCTCATGGTAGTTATCTCTTTTGCCTGTAATTTTTAGAAAAATATTTACTTTAGCATACGCTTTATATTTTTTCATCTCTATTTTCCTAGGAGTTTTCCTAAAGATTTGAGTTCATCTTCATCACTTTTATGTAAAGCGGCTTTATTACTAAGGGCTACTTCACGAGCTAATTCGTCTCTTAGTATTGCAACATCTTTTGGAGCATCAATGCCGAGTTTTACCACTCCGTTTTCAACAGCAACAACTTTTACGACTATATTGTCTCCGATCACGATCGATTCATCCACTTTTCTTGCTAATACTAACATGCAATTCTCCCTAATTCATATGTTACTGCGCCATCTGCTATAGTTATGATTGAGATATTATCTCCATTATCAAGGAAATACGTACCCTCTTCCTGCACCTTTAGATCATCTAAAGCAAGAACTCTTCCAAACTTCACATTCTCTTGATCACCAAGGTAATAGTTTTGAGGTATATTGAGTGAGCTTTTAATATCAAGTGCTTTCTCATCCTCATAAACAAACTGCCCTTCGCACAATCTTTCTAACGCACTCAAACTTCCAGCTTCCAGCCCAAGCTTCTTTGCAATCAAAAGGCCGAGTGAACGGATATAAGTCCCTTCACTTACCGTAGCCTCAAAGGTAACAAAGGGATGGCAGTAGTGAAGCAGTTTCATCTCATAAATTGTTGAGTGTATTTTATTTAAAACGACCTCTTTACCTGCACGTGCCAGATCATACGCGCGCTGTCCGTCTATCTTTTTTGCACTAAAGATAGGGGGCTCATATTCTAGCTCACCCTCTAACGATTTTACGGCTGCCAAGATATCCTCTTGTTGAAACTCTTTTAACATTTTAACATCTTCGATCATCTCAGTATCCAATGAATCACTTTTTGCTCCCAGCCAAAGAGTTGCACGGTACGTTTTTGGAGTTTTGTTTAAAAAACGAAACAGTTTGGTATGAGAACCAAAACCAATTACCAATACACCTTTTGCAAAAGGATCTAAAGTTCCGGAGAAGCCTGCTTTTTTTACTTGATATTTTCTTTTGAGTTTCGAGAGAAAA
Above is a window of Sulfurimonas marina DNA encoding:
- the truB gene encoding tRNA pseudouridine(55) synthase TruB, translated to MNRLFVAYKPAGIGSNLFLSKLKRKYQVKKAGFSGTLDPFAKGVLVIGFGSHTKLFRFLNKTPKTYRATLWLGAKSDSLDTEMIEDVKMLKEFQQEDILAAVKSLEGELEYEPPIFSAKKIDGQRAYDLARAGKEVVLNKIHSTIYEMKLLHYCHPFVTFEATVSEGTYIRSLGLLIAKKLGLEAGSLSALERLCEGQFVYEDEKALDIKSSLNIPQNYYLGDQENVKFGRVLALDDLKVQEEGTYFLDNGDNISIITIADGAVTYELGRIAC
- the csrA gene encoding carbon storage regulator CsrA, whose amino-acid sequence is MLVLARKVDESIVIGDNIVVKVVAVENGVVKLGIDAPKDVAILRDELAREVALSNKAALHKSDEDELKSLGKLLGK